Sequence from the Christiangramia fulva genome:
TTGAATAAACTCTATGTTATAACTTCAGGATCTACGTATTCTGCCAGTGAAGTTCTTATTAATGGCCTTTCACCTTATATGGATGTCATCAAGGTTGGCGATACCACAGGCGGAAAATTTCAGGCATCTATTACTTTATACGATACCAAAGCTCCTAATTTTCAGAAGAACAGTGGTAATTTAAATCCCGACCATAAGTATGCCTTGCAGCCGCTGGTTTCTAGCAACACCAATGCAAACGGAGAAGCTTACCCAGAAGGTTTGATCCCGGATGAAGCGCAATATGAATCTATTTTCACTTATGGTATCCTTGGAGATGAAAATGAACCTTTGCTCAATACGGCCTTAGGTTTGATTTCCGGAAATACTTCTCGAAGCAGATTACAAAGGGATACAAATAAGAGTTACAGGAAACTACCTACTATTAGTGAAAGCAACGCCCAATCGCCCACTTTTGGTAAAATGTATGTGGATGGTTTACACCCGAAATTATCTCTTGAGGAATAGAGGCTAAAAATTTTTTTAACTAAAAACCCTGCCCTTACGCAGGGTTTTTTGATTAATTAAAATACACCGAATTCGGGTTTATTCCGGTTGAATACTGATCTAAAAGGCTACCATCTGAAAGATCATAAATATAAAGATTCCCGTCTCCTGTATAATCGGCGTTAGGCGAGGCGATATAGGCTTTATTATCTTTTATACTGAAACCATAGAGAATAGCAGCTTCCTCAGCAATAAAAACAGGTGTATCAGAAAGCGTCCCGGCAGGTTCGAATTTAAAAACCGATTTTCCAATAGTATAAAATAAATTGTTATTGTAAATTACAAGATGATCGGGGTGAGCATTCCCTGAAAAATCCAGTTTTGAAATTACTTCCCCGGTATTTAAATCGATCGATGCAAGGCTGCCCGAGGTCTCCTCAGCAGGATCAGGATAATCAGATTTGCCAGAGGAAAGTACCCATAACTTATCGCCATCAACGACCATAGAATTGGGCCTAAAACCTACCTCTATTTGCTTTTTGACAATTTTAGATGCCAGGTCAATAACACTTATTTTATCACTGTAAGAAAATCCGCCAATATGGGCCACATATAATGAATTATTGGCAACTTTCATTTGTTCAGGGCCTTCTGAAACTTCAATTTTTTCTTTAAAACTGTAATTACTAATATCAAAAACCGCAATAAAATCATCGGCAGGATCCATCCCGTCACCCCAGTTCGATACATATAATTCGCCGTTTTCGACTAAAGCATAACGCGGATTGCTAACATTTGTAGTAATGCTGGCAACACTTTGAAAAGTCTCCCTATTTACGATTTCAATTTTATTGGAAACATTGAGTACTATAATCGCAAGATCCTCATAAAATGCCATACTTTGGGCGGTATCGCCTAACGGACTTCCATTTACATTCTGAAATAACTGTTTTTCTGTTTCATTGGTGTTTTCGTTAAGAAAACTAACCGATGCATTTGCAGAACCAAAATTCCCCTCATTAAGAATAATTAATCCGTTTCGGTATCCCATTTCCACAGGCTCTGCGGGAACAGGCTCCTCTTTTTCACAGGAGGAAAGGAAGAATATCGAAATTAATAATAGCGAAATTTTTTTAAGGTTCATTTTCTAAAATTTTAAGGTTAGGCTTGATTTAAAAGACCTGCCCGGCATTGGCCTGGAAGGCATATTCTGATAATTTTTGTCAAAAAGGTTCTGTACCTGAAATTGAAGTTTTAATGCCGGTACTTTTGAAATTCGGTAGGAAACCCCCAAATCACTTAGAAAATATCCCGGCAGCTCATATTTATTATCTGAAGAAGTGTAGATCTTCCCGTTGTACAGGCTGTTGTACCATATTTCAAAATTCTTCCATTGATAAGCTCCGGAAAAAGTGACTTTATGGTAAGGTGTATAAATAAGTTGTTTACCGGTTGCTTCATCGATTGCTCTGGTATAGGAATAAATGGAATTTAATTCCAAACGGCTATTTTTGCTAAAATCATAGAACCATTTTGCGAAGAATTCCATGCCTAAATTATGAGCATTGGCGGTATTTACAGGTTTCCAGACTCCGGAATCATCGGGAACCCATCGAATAAGATTTTGAAGATCGATATAATAGGTATTGAAATTAAGCTCAAAATTTTCAAATCTGAAATCATTGCCAATTTCTGCCTGCAAGGAAGTTTCCGGTTTTAAATCAGGATTTCCTCCCGACTGCCAGAAAAGATCATTAAAAGTTGGTATTCTGAAATTCCGCGAAAAATTCCCCCTCAAAGAATAAAATTCACTGAATTGGTAATTTCCTCCGGCTGAAAATAACAATGGAGAATTATATAGATCTCCAATTTCCTGCCTCAAACTCAACTTATAACCGAGTTTTTCAAGCCTCTGGTTCCACAACAGGGAAAATCCGGTAGTTTTTCGGTTTGCATCTGTAATTCCAGATCCTTCTCCATTAATCCCGGTATAATCAGTTATTAGTTCCAGCTTTTTATTTCCTGAAAATTCATATTTCAGATCGTATTTTATGATCCCCGTTTTCGCTTTTCCGAAACTGAAATTTGCAGAATTACGATTTTCATAATATTTGAATTCTTCATCAAGCCACGCCAGTTTTAAACTGCTGGTGAAATTTCCCAAAAAAGATTTCCATTCGAGCAGATTTTTCGCATTCCTGTCTTCATATTTACTATTGGAAGTAAGTTGTAGGCTTCCTGAAAAACCGCGATCTCCCCGGAAATAATTTGAATAAAATTTTAGCAGATTTTTTTCCCCGAGCCATTGCCCCAAGGCCGCATTTAATGATATGTTGGAGAAATCTCCATTTTGATTTTTGTTCCCGGTGCCTTTGTATTTATAATCATTTTCAGAACTTATGCCACTTATGTTAATGTTAACACTGGTGTTATCGGTAGAGAATTTACCTGCCCATCCAGCCTGGTAGGTATCAAAACTGCCAAAACCTGCACGAATTCTATTTTCAGTATTTCCTGAAAAATTCAGTTCATTATTCAAATGAATACTTCCGCCAATGGCTCCGCTTCCATAAATCACGCTTCCTCCACCGGGGCGAAGGCTTATTTCGTCATAAACATAGGTATTTACGGTATTAAAATCAGTTTGTCCGGTAAACTGGGAATTGATATTAATGCCATTCCAGACCACGGCTGTCTGCGCAGCACCCGTTCCACGAACCGAGGCTGAGGAAACCATTCCATAGCCATTTTCACGAAAAAAGAAAGGAGAATTGAATTTTAAAAGAGAAGTGAGCAATGGCTCCTGCCGGTCAATAACCGAATCTTGCATTTTTTTTGTGAACTGTCCTTCAGAGAATTGCTTCAGCTTAACATCGCTTAAACGCACCTCGTCCAGCCATTGAACCGAGTTGGTCTGTGCCGAAAGAAAACTTACAGCACCAAAAAAAATAATAAAGAAAAAGTTGTTTCTGTTCATAAGCCGCAGACCTTTATCCCGAAAGTCATTCGTTATTGGTGAAACTCGGGCAGGTCTCCTGGCTCGCGTACTGCAATTCACCTTCCCATTCGTCTAAGCGAACAGTGGTATGAAGAATTATTGCAGCCATCCGCCTAAAGGCGGACAAAGCTTACAGTTGCGGGAACAGCTCAGGCTTTTGAAGTATGAAATTAGAAGTTAGAATTACGAAATATTCTTTAAAAAACTAAAGTTTAAAAATTCGGATTTCCAAATTAGCAAATCGTACTTCCCCTGATTCCCTTTTAATCGATGCAGAAATAAATCGGCATCAAACCAAAATTTCAATGCGAAATTAAACAAATAAGTTTGTTCTTAAGTTGAAAAATTTAAATAATCTTACTTTTGAATTCCTAAACCGGGAAAATTGAAAAAATTATACTTTATCTTTTTTATTGCCATTATTTGCTCCTGCAAGGATCAGAAATCTGCTAATCATGCACTCAAAGCTGAAGGAAAAAAGGTAAATATTGAAAATGCTGAAGGTTTTAGTATAGAAAAATTTGAAGGTTACAGTATCCTGAAAGTCAAAACCCCCTGGCCGGAAGCAGAAAAACCTCTCACCTATCTTTTAGCTGACGAGAATGCCGAAATTCCTGAAAATATAGAGTATGATGAAAAAATTCAGGTTCCTGTAGAAAGTATTGTGGTGACTTCAACCACACACATTCCGGCACTTGAAGCTTTAAATGAAGAATCCAGCCTGGTAGGATTTCCCGGCCTTAATTATGTTTCTTCAACAAAAACAAGAAAACTCATTTCTGAAGGGAAGATCGCCGAACTCGGCCAGAACGAAAATTTAAATACCGAGGTTCTAATAAATACCAATCCCGACCTGGTGGTAGGCTTTGCTATAAACGGAGCTAACAAAGCTCTGGTGACTGTCAAAAAAACAGGAATTCCGGTTATTTATAACGGTGATTGGACCGAACAGTCCCCGCTGGGAAAAGCTGAATGGATCAAATTTTTTGGCGCTTTGTTCGGAAAAGAGAAAAAAGCTGCTGAAATTTTCAATACTATTAAGAAAGATTATTTAAAAGCCCGGGAAGTCGCTGCAACTTCAACAAACAGACCCACGGTAATTACAGGTTCCATGTTCAAAGACCAGTGGTATATGCCTTACGGAAATTCCTGGCAGGCTCAGTTCTTTAAAGATGCCAATGCTAATTATCTTTATTCTGAAACAAAAGGAAACGGGAGTCTATCATTGTCTTTTGAAAGTGTACTGAACAAAGCCGAAGATGCCGATTTCTGGATTAGTTCCGGACAATTTACTTCTTACGAGCAACTTCTGGATCAATCTCCACACTATCAGCAATTCAAAGCTGTGCGCGATAAAAACGTATATAGCGTAAGTCTTTCAAAGGGAGAAACCGGCGGAATCCTGTTTTATGAACTCGGCCCTCAAAGACCCGATCTGGTACTAAAAGACCTGATTTCCATTTTTCACCCGAAACTTTTAGAAAATTACGAACCTGTTTTCTATAAACCACTTCAATAATGCTAAATCAGAGAAAATATATTCTGGCCTTGATTTTCCTTTTTATAGCAGTGGTTTTTACAGCTCTTTTTAATATAAGTCTTGGTTCGGTAAGTATTCCTTTGAAAGAAGTAATTGCGTCGTTACTGGGAATGCATGTAGAAAAAGATACCTGGAGATATATTATTCTGAACTATCGACTTCCAAAGGCCATGACCGCCGTAATAACAGGGTCGGGCCTGGCGGTTAGCGGCCTCCTTATGCAAACGCTTTTCCGAAATCCTCTGGCTGGCCCGTATGTACTTGGTCTTAGCAGCGGCGCAAGTTTAGGCGTGGCCCTTGTTTTTATGGGTGCTTCGGTCTTTGGCGCTTCTTTTGCAGCCATTTTCCTCTCAAGCTGGAGCCTCGTCATTGCCTCAAGTCTGGGAAGTTTACTGGTTCTTTTCGCGGTGATCTTGGCCTCCGTTAGGTTGAGGGATACAATGGCAATATTGATAATCGGACTCATGTTCGCAAGTCTCACTGCAGCTATAGTAAGCGTTCTGGCTTATTTCAGCCCCGCGTCCAACCTGCAGCAATATGTTTTCTGGTCGTATGGAAGCCTTGGAAATCTAGGCTGGAGCGAGGTGGGAATTTTAAGCATTTTCTGGTTAGCAGGAATATTAATTTCCATAGGAAGCATTAAAAATCTTAATTCATTGCTCTTAGGCGAACAATACGCCAGAAGTCTGGGAACGAACATCAGAAAAAACAGATTTTTAATAATTATTGCCACAAGTCTTCTCGCCGGAAGTATCACAGCCTTTGCAGGCCCAATTGCCTTCATAGGCCTGGCCGTACCCCATCTTATCCGTCAGGTAATTCCATCTTCAAATCATATCACCCTGGTACCGGCCGTTATTTTTGGAGGTGCTATTTTAATGTTACTATGCGATACGGTGGCTCAGTTACCAGGAAGTGAAGTAAGTTTACCGATCAATGCTATAACTTCTATAATCGGCGCGCCGGTTGTAATCTGGCTACTGGTAAGAAAAAGGCGATTCAATTTTTAAATGAAAAGAAATACTTCAAATATCGTTCTGAAAACTGAAGATCTCAGCATTGGTTACCAGCGGAAAAAGGAAGATATCCTGGTTGCTTCCGGTATTGGTCTTGAGATAAGCGAAGGAGAACTGGTAGCTGTAATCGGAGTGAATGGCGCGGGAAAATCTACTTTATTAAAAACTTTAAGTGGGATCTTACAACCAGTTGAAGGAAAAGTTTTTATAGATGAAAAGGAATTGAATTTTATTCAGCATGAAGATCTTGCAAGAATGGTAAGTCTGGTTCTAACTGAACAGTTTCTATCTAAAAACCTGAAGGTATTTGAATTGATCGCCCTGGGAAGACAACCATATACTAATTGGATTGGAAGGCTTACCCAAAATGACCTAAAAAAGATTTTGGAAGCCATGAAACTGGTAGATATAGAAGCCGTTAAAAACAAGAAATGCCATGAATTAAGTGACGGACAGTTTCAAAAAGTACTAATAGCTCGTGCACTGGCACAGGATACGCCGCTTATTATT
This genomic interval carries:
- a CDS encoding YncE family protein encodes the protein MNLKKISLLLISIFFLSSCEKEEPVPAEPVEMGYRNGLIILNEGNFGSANASVSFLNENTNETEKQLFQNVNGSPLGDTAQSMAFYEDLAIIVLNVSNKIEIVNRETFQSVASITTNVSNPRYALVENGELYVSNWGDGMDPADDFIAVFDISNYSFKEKIEVSEGPEQMKVANNSLYVAHIGGFSYSDKISVIDLASKIVKKQIEVGFRPNSMVVDGDKLWVLSSGKSDYPDPAEETSGSLASIDLNTGEVISKLDFSGNAHPDHLVIYNNNLFYTIGKSVFKFEPAGTLSDTPVFIAEEAAILYGFSIKDNKAYIASPNADYTGDGNLYIYDLSDGSLLDQYSTGINPNSVYFN
- a CDS encoding TonB-dependent receptor: MNRNNFFFIIFFGAVSFLSAQTNSVQWLDEVRLSDVKLKQFSEGQFTKKMQDSVIDRQEPLLTSLLKFNSPFFFRENGYGMVSSASVRGTGAAQTAVVWNGININSQFTGQTDFNTVNTYVYDEISLRPGGGSVIYGSGAIGGSIHLNNELNFSGNTENRIRAGFGSFDTYQAGWAGKFSTDNTSVNINISGISSENDYKYKGTGNKNQNGDFSNISLNAALGQWLGEKNLLKFYSNYFRGDRGFSGSLQLTSNSKYEDRNAKNLLEWKSFLGNFTSSLKLAWLDEEFKYYENRNSANFSFGKAKTGIIKYDLKYEFSGNKKLELITDYTGINGEGSGITDANRKTTGFSLLWNQRLEKLGYKLSLRQEIGDLYNSPLLFSAGGNYQFSEFYSLRGNFSRNFRIPTFNDLFWQSGGNPDLKPETSLQAEIGNDFRFENFELNFNTYYIDLQNLIRWVPDDSGVWKPVNTANAHNLGMEFFAKWFYDFSKNSRLELNSIYSYTRAIDEATGKQLIYTPYHKVTFSGAYQWKNFEIWYNSLYNGKIYTSSDNKYELPGYFLSDLGVSYRISKVPALKLQFQVQNLFDKNYQNMPSRPMPGRSFKSSLTLKF
- a CDS encoding ABC transporter substrate-binding protein; amino-acid sequence: MKKLYFIFFIAIICSCKDQKSANHALKAEGKKVNIENAEGFSIEKFEGYSILKVKTPWPEAEKPLTYLLADENAEIPENIEYDEKIQVPVESIVVTSTTHIPALEALNEESSLVGFPGLNYVSSTKTRKLISEGKIAELGQNENLNTEVLINTNPDLVVGFAINGANKALVTVKKTGIPVIYNGDWTEQSPLGKAEWIKFFGALFGKEKKAAEIFNTIKKDYLKAREVAATSTNRPTVITGSMFKDQWYMPYGNSWQAQFFKDANANYLYSETKGNGSLSLSFESVLNKAEDADFWISSGQFTSYEQLLDQSPHYQQFKAVRDKNVYSVSLSKGETGGILFYELGPQRPDLVLKDLISIFHPKLLENYEPVFYKPLQ
- a CDS encoding iron ABC transporter permease, which produces MLNQRKYILALIFLFIAVVFTALFNISLGSVSIPLKEVIASLLGMHVEKDTWRYIILNYRLPKAMTAVITGSGLAVSGLLMQTLFRNPLAGPYVLGLSSGASLGVALVFMGASVFGASFAAIFLSSWSLVIASSLGSLLVLFAVILASVRLRDTMAILIIGLMFASLTAAIVSVLAYFSPASNLQQYVFWSYGSLGNLGWSEVGILSIFWLAGILISIGSIKNLNSLLLGEQYARSLGTNIRKNRFLIIIATSLLAGSITAFAGPIAFIGLAVPHLIRQVIPSSNHITLVPAVIFGGAILMLLCDTVAQLPGSEVSLPINAITSIIGAPVVIWLLVRKRRFNF
- a CDS encoding ABC transporter ATP-binding protein, whose amino-acid sequence is MKRNTSNIVLKTEDLSIGYQRKKEDILVASGIGLEISEGELVAVIGVNGAGKSTLLKTLSGILQPVEGKVFIDEKELNFIQHEDLARMVSLVLTEQFLSKNLKVFELIALGRQPYTNWIGRLTQNDLKKILEAMKLVDIEAVKNKKCHELSDGQFQKVLIARALAQDTPLIILDEPTNHLDLYHKAYVLKLLQRLSKETGKAIIFASHEINLAVQLCDRLIIIKDGKAISGTPSELVKSETFKGLFPGNLIKFDDLSSTFKIQ